One window of the Staphylococcus equorum genome contains the following:
- the auxB gene encoding lipoteichoic acid stability factor AuxB produces MSGEQYTQVRRPVSRLAEKVLGWLSWIFLLLLTIITMFIALVSFSSEASIQNLETSLNGNDFIQQILANNGLNTIQFVIWLQNGVWAIIVYFIVCLLLSFLALISMNIRILSGFLFLVATIVTLPLVLLFVPLIIPILFLIVAIMMFARKEKVETVPAYYAEGYQERFSDYEQQSEPNSPQYIEKQQTSDVEQQQSNDNQLRRGGYSSEVAEKVNSENNASDEEPQVLSRQAKYNYKQRKHNNVKDDSQSTEDEFGQVSNVYNEDGEAVANEDQNSKDAVTNEQEKQQDNETELENQRMAEEEARRKQEAYEAQQRKQAEQEEQQRRKQEEAEEAARLKQEKAEEKARIKQEKKERRKREKEKRKQQPSAANQRRKNFEERKKITSQDAEESQDAKSKEQNDSETKDKS; encoded by the coding sequence ATGTCAGGAGAGCAATATACTCAAGTTAGACGCCCGGTGAGTCGACTAGCAGAAAAAGTATTAGGTTGGTTGAGTTGGATATTCTTATTATTACTAACCATTATTACGATGTTTATTGCACTAGTATCATTTAGTAGTGAAGCATCAATACAAAATTTGGAGACTTCATTGAATGGCAATGATTTTATTCAACAAATATTAGCGAATAATGGATTAAATACAATCCAATTTGTAATATGGCTACAAAATGGCGTGTGGGCGATTATAGTATATTTCATCGTTTGTTTGCTTTTATCATTTTTAGCCTTAATTTCAATGAATATAAGAATTTTATCAGGATTCTTATTTTTAGTCGCAACGATAGTGACGTTACCATTAGTGTTGCTATTTGTACCGCTAATTATCCCAATTCTATTTTTAATCGTGGCAATCATGATGTTTGCACGAAAAGAAAAGGTAGAAACGGTGCCTGCATATTATGCAGAAGGATACCAAGAACGTTTTTCAGATTATGAGCAACAATCAGAACCGAACTCACCTCAATACATTGAAAAGCAACAAACTTCTGACGTAGAACAACAACAAAGTAATGATAATCAATTAAGAAGAGGCGGTTATAGTTCTGAAGTTGCAGAAAAAGTAAACTCTGAAAATAATGCATCTGATGAAGAACCACAAGTACTTTCTAGACAAGCAAAATATAATTATAAGCAAAGAAAACACAATAATGTTAAAGATGACAGTCAAAGTACTGAAGATGAATTCGGTCAAGTTAGCAATGTATATAATGAAGATGGTGAAGCAGTTGCCAACGAAGACCAAAATAGCAAAGATGCAGTAACGAATGAGCAAGAAAAACAACAAGATAATGAAACAGAATTAGAAAATCAACGTATGGCGGAAGAAGAAGCACGCCGTAAACAAGAAGCATACGAAGCGCAACAAAGAAAACAAGCTGAGCAAGAAGAACAACAACGCCGTAAACAAGAAGAAGCAGAAGAAGCTGCAAGATTGAAACAAGAAAAAGCAGAAGAAAAAGCACGTATTAAACAAGAGAAAAAAGAACGCAGAAAACGTGAAAAAGAAAAACGTAAACAACAACCAAGTGCAGCCAATCAGCGTAGAAAGAATTTCGAAGAACGTAAGAAAATCACTTCGCAAGATGCCGAAGAATCACAAGATGCAAAGTCTAAAGAACAAAATGATTCTGAAACAAAAGACAAATCATAA
- a CDS encoding UPF0223 family protein, with translation MEYQYPIDLDWSNDEMMQVVSFFNAVESFYESEVEGKLLIDRYKQFKTIVPGKAEEKQIFKEFEKSSGYNSYQAVKTVQTDNSQTFFSATKK, from the coding sequence ATGGAGTATCAATATCCAATAGATCTTGATTGGTCAAATGACGAAATGATGCAAGTTGTGTCATTTTTCAATGCTGTGGAATCTTTTTATGAATCTGAAGTAGAAGGAAAATTATTAATTGATCGCTACAAGCAATTTAAAACAATCGTTCCTGGGAAAGCAGAAGAAAAACAGATTTTTAAAGAATTCGAAAAAAGTAGTGGATATAATAGTTACCAAGCTGTTAAAACAGTTCAAACTGACAACAGTCAAACGTTTTTTAGCGCAACGAAAAAATAA
- a CDS encoding YktB family protein produces the protein MTKYIFKPKDFKAFTVDGLDARMEALNERIRPQLNELGDYFAQYLETVTGEKFYPHVAKHARRKVNPPKDTWVAFATNKRGYKMQPHFQIGLFENQLFVMYGIMHETKDKAQQIKAFEDQFETLKNLPNDYSISPDHMSQEKFYIHEMSDEDLTKALNRVKEVKKGEFFVARTLSPNAEQLQSDKVFLNFLEETFEQLLKFYK, from the coding sequence ATGACTAAATACATATTTAAACCTAAAGATTTCAAAGCATTCACAGTTGATGGTCTTGATGCAAGAATGGAAGCGTTAAATGAACGTATCCGACCACAACTTAATGAATTAGGTGATTATTTCGCACAATATTTAGAAACAGTAACCGGTGAAAAATTTTATCCACACGTAGCTAAACATGCACGTCGAAAAGTTAACCCACCAAAAGATACATGGGTCGCATTCGCTACAAATAAACGCGGTTATAAAATGCAACCTCATTTTCAAATAGGTCTGTTTGAAAATCAATTATTTGTCATGTATGGTATCATGCATGAAACAAAAGACAAAGCACAACAAATAAAAGCTTTCGAGGACCAATTTGAAACACTTAAAAATTTACCAAATGACTATAGCATTAGTCCTGATCATATGAGCCAAGAAAAATTTTACATCCATGAAATGTCAGATGAAGACCTAACAAAAGCGCTCAATCGTGTTAAAGAAGTTAAAAAAGGTGAGTTCTTTGTAGCTCGTACATTGTCACCAAATGCTGAACAATTACAAAGCGATAAAGTCTTTTTAAACTTCCTCGAAGAAACCTTCGAACAATTACTCAAATTCTATAAATAA
- a CDS encoding ABC transporter substrate-binding protein, whose protein sequence is MKRFLQLIIISIIVGLICLFISQKFTSKHHSSTGEKIYIYNWGEYIDPSLLKQFQKETGIEVVYETFDSNEAMEAKIKNGGTHYDVAFPSDYTVQKLKRQQLLLPLNHEKLPNMKNLDSDYLDMPFDEDNTYSIPYFFGTVGILYNKNVYPNDNFESWNQLYKVKYKNDILLVDGAREIIGVALNKLGYSLNETHSSYLAEAERNLTHLGPNVKGVVGDEISMMLEQHEANVAVVWSGVAAPIVQQNEEFDYVVPKEGSNLWFDNMVIPKTTQNKAGAYKFMNFLLDAEHSKQNTEWVGYATPNKSARAQLPASIKNDERFYPTKEEQANLEVYKDLGKETLSEYNERFLNFKMSLK, encoded by the coding sequence ATGAAACGTTTTTTACAGTTAATTATAATTTCTATCATCGTTGGTTTGATATGTTTATTTATCAGTCAAAAATTCACTTCAAAACATCATTCTAGCACTGGTGAAAAAATTTATATTTATAATTGGGGAGAATATATTGATCCTAGCTTGTTAAAACAATTCCAAAAAGAAACAGGAATTGAAGTCGTCTACGAAACTTTTGATTCAAACGAAGCGATGGAGGCCAAAATAAAAAATGGCGGCACTCATTATGATGTTGCTTTTCCGAGTGACTATACAGTGCAAAAATTAAAAAGACAACAATTGTTATTACCTCTAAATCATGAGAAACTGCCTAATATGAAAAATCTTGATTCAGATTATCTCGATATGCCATTTGATGAAGATAATACATATTCAATACCTTATTTTTTTGGTACTGTGGGTATTCTTTACAATAAAAATGTATATCCAAATGATAACTTTGAATCGTGGAATCAGCTTTATAAAGTGAAATATAAAAATGATATATTATTAGTAGATGGTGCGAGAGAAATTATAGGTGTAGCTTTAAATAAATTAGGTTATAGTTTAAATGAGACACATTCATCATATTTAGCAGAAGCTGAGAGAAATTTAACACATTTAGGTCCTAATGTAAAAGGCGTAGTAGGTGATGAAATTTCAATGATGTTAGAACAGCATGAAGCAAATGTTGCAGTAGTATGGAGCGGTGTAGCAGCTCCAATTGTACAACAAAATGAAGAATTTGATTATGTAGTTCCTAAAGAAGGTTCAAATCTGTGGTTTGATAATATGGTTATACCTAAGACAACACAAAATAAAGCAGGTGCCTATAAGTTTATGAACTTTTTATTAGATGCAGAGCATAGTAAACAAAATACAGAATGGGTGGGCTACGCGACGCCTAATAAATCAGCAAGAGCACAATTGCCTGCAAGCATAAAAAATGATGAGCGGTTTTATCCTACAAAGGAAGAACAAGCTAATTTAGAAGTTTATAAAGATTTAGGGAAAGAGACATTAAGTGAATATAATGAAAGATTTTTAAATTTTAAAATGTCACTAAAATAA
- a CDS encoding ABC transporter ATP-binding protein, whose product MNPLLSFSAVSKAYDDIPVLNKINIDIESGHFYTLLGPSGCGKTTILKLIAGFEQADEGDIIYRNQTINHIPSNRRKVNTVFQDYALFPHLNVYDNIAFGLKLKKMNKSDINKKVQEALKLVKLTGYEDRTIESMSGGQKQRIAIARAIVNEPEILLLDESLSALDLKLRTQMQYELREIQSRLGITFIFVTHDQEEALALSDYIFVMKNGEIQQFGTPTDIYDEPVNRFVADFIGESNIIVGTMIEDYVVNIYGQDLECVDMGISPQEQVEVVIRPEDISLVQSEQGLFEVTVVSMLFRGVHYEINCTDSKGYKWLVHSTKKAEVNSKVGLYFEPETIHIMVPGESEAEFDKRIQSYEEINHAQD is encoded by the coding sequence ATGAATCCGTTATTATCTTTCAGCGCAGTAAGTAAAGCTTATGATGATATACCAGTATTAAATAAAATCAATATAGATATTGAGTCAGGTCATTTCTATACATTACTTGGGCCTTCTGGTTGTGGTAAAACAACAATTTTAAAACTTATCGCAGGATTTGAACAAGCCGATGAAGGGGATATTATATATCGAAATCAGACAATTAATCATATACCATCAAACAGACGCAAAGTGAATACAGTATTTCAAGACTATGCTTTATTTCCTCATTTAAATGTCTATGATAATATTGCTTTTGGATTAAAACTAAAGAAAATGAACAAAAGCGACATAAATAAAAAAGTGCAAGAAGCATTAAAACTTGTAAAACTCACTGGTTATGAAGATAGAACAATTGAAAGTATGAGTGGGGGGCAAAAACAGCGTATTGCAATTGCACGTGCGATTGTGAATGAACCAGAAATATTATTATTAGATGAATCTTTATCAGCACTGGATTTAAAATTAAGAACCCAAATGCAATATGAATTAAGAGAAATACAGTCTAGATTAGGTATAACATTTATTTTTGTTACACATGATCAGGAAGAAGCTTTAGCGCTGAGTGATTATATATTTGTAATGAAAAATGGTGAAATTCAACAATTTGGCACACCTACTGATATATACGACGAACCTGTAAATCGCTTTGTTGCAGATTTTATTGGAGAATCAAATATTATTGTGGGTACTATGATTGAGGATTATGTGGTGAACATCTATGGTCAAGATTTAGAATGTGTAGATATGGGTATTTCACCACAAGAGCAAGTAGAAGTAGTGATTAGGCCAGAAGATATATCCTTGGTACAATCAGAGCAAGGTTTATTCGAAGTGACAGTTGTTTCTATGCTTTTCAGAGGAGTACATTATGAAATCAATTGTACTGATAGTAAAGGTTATAAATGGTTAGTTCATTCTACTAAAAAAGCAGAAGTTAATAGTAAAGTGGGTTTATACTTTGAGCCAGAAACAATTCATATTATGGTGCCAGGTGAAAGTGAAGCTGAATTTGATAAGCGTATTCAAAGTTACGAGGAAATAAATCATGCGCAAGATTAA
- a CDS encoding ABC transporter permease, giving the protein MKWYGKIYIGILIAVLYAPILFLMVYSFNAAGNMVHFDGFTLEHYQSLFSNDRLMSVIFNTIGVALLAAAFATVIGTLGAIGLYHLKNKKIKVSLLTLNNVLLVSSDVVIGASFLIMFTAIGHFTGMGLGLMTVLISHVAFCIPIVVIIVLPKLYEMNNHTLNAARDLGATEFQVLNKVMLPQLMPAIIGGFFMALTYSLDDFTVSFFVTGNGFSVLSVEVYAMARKGISMEINAISTLLFVVIMFGILGYYLIKNVLKHKKQVKRGIL; this is encoded by the coding sequence ATGAAATGGTATGGAAAAATATATATCGGCATATTAATCGCTGTTTTATATGCTCCAATTTTATTTTTAATGGTTTATTCATTTAATGCTGCTGGTAATATGGTTCATTTTGATGGGTTTACTTTAGAACATTATCAATCATTATTTAGTAACGACCGGTTAATGTCTGTTATTTTTAATACGATAGGTGTAGCATTGTTAGCCGCTGCATTTGCTACTGTGATAGGAACACTAGGTGCGATTGGTTTATATCATTTAAAAAATAAAAAAATAAAGGTTTCATTACTTACATTAAATAATGTTTTATTAGTGTCTTCTGATGTTGTTATAGGCGCTTCATTTTTGATTATGTTTACAGCAATCGGACATTTTACTGGTATGGGTCTCGGGTTGATGACGGTACTTATTTCACATGTTGCTTTTTGTATTCCTATTGTGGTAATCATTGTGTTACCTAAACTGTATGAAATGAATAACCATACGTTAAATGCGGCACGTGATTTAGGTGCAACGGAGTTTCAAGTTTTGAATAAGGTCATGTTACCTCAGTTGATGCCAGCAATTATAGGTGGCTTTTTTATGGCATTGACCTATTCATTAGATGATTTCACTGTCAGTTTCTTTGTTACCGGTAATGGATTTAGTGTGCTTTCTGTGGAAGTTTATGCAATGGCAAGAAAAGGTATTAGCATGGAAATAAATGCAATATCTACACTTTTATTTGTCGTGATTATGTTCGGTATACTTGGTTATTATTTAATTAAAAATGTGCTTAAGCATAAAAAACAAGTGAAACGGGGTATATTATAA
- a CDS encoding DUF4064 domain-containing protein, protein MSRKTERILAWIANSLSLIFLIFSIIVYAFINVPEFKEVFNEMNQQQGVEMSPEAFKASIIFQGVFTLISTILAFIAVFTIKGNRILAGCLFIVSAIIGMFGGNFIAMILWFIVGIMLFVKKDDNNQANHINQMPNYNIYNNEKEKQKPQQQDMDPEAEMKRKKDDDPYIY, encoded by the coding sequence ATGAGTAGGAAAACAGAACGTATTCTAGCTTGGATAGCAAATAGTCTTAGTTTAATTTTCTTAATATTTTCGATAATTGTATATGCGTTCATCAACGTGCCAGAATTTAAAGAAGTGTTTAATGAAATGAACCAACAACAAGGTGTAGAAATGTCGCCAGAAGCATTTAAAGCTTCTATCATATTCCAAGGTGTCTTTACACTTATTTCAACGATTTTAGCTTTTATTGCAGTATTTACGATTAAAGGCAATCGCATACTCGCAGGATGTTTATTTATCGTTTCTGCTATTATTGGTATGTTTGGTGGCAACTTTATTGCGATGATTTTATGGTTTATTGTTGGTATTATGCTATTTGTTAAAAAAGACGACAATAATCAAGCTAATCACATCAATCAGATGCCAAATTATAATATTTATAATAACGAAAAAGAAAAACAAAAGCCCCAGCAGCAAGATATGGATCCTGAGGCAGAAATGAAACGAAAAAAAGATGATGACCCGTATATTTACTAA
- a CDS encoding ABC transporter permease produces MRKINTYLFIPYILWMVLFIVVPVILLVYFSFIDIQGHFGLENYKKLISLKYFKMIWDSVCFAAAITCMTLLISYPAAYFISSSKYQNVWLLILIVPTWINLLLKTYAFIGIFSHDGIINQILNVLSLPKMELLFTVPAFLIVASYIYIPFMILPIFNSMKDIPNNILQASSDLGASRLTTFRKIIIPLTKQGVLTGIQVTFIPALSLFMITRLIAGNKVINIGTAIEEQFLVIQNYGMGSTIALFLIVFMALVLIITNTKPTNGKR; encoded by the coding sequence ATGCGCAAGATTAATACATATCTATTTATACCCTATATACTGTGGATGGTTTTATTTATCGTTGTTCCAGTAATCCTTCTTGTTTATTTCTCATTCATTGATATACAAGGACATTTTGGATTGGAAAATTATAAAAAGTTGATTTCACTCAAATATTTCAAAATGATTTGGGACTCGGTATGTTTTGCGGCAGCGATTACGTGTATGACGCTACTTATAAGCTATCCAGCTGCGTATTTTATAAGTTCATCTAAATATCAAAATGTATGGTTACTTATACTGATTGTACCAACTTGGATTAATTTACTACTGAAGACCTATGCATTTATAGGCATATTCAGTCATGATGGTATTATCAATCAAATATTGAATGTTTTATCTTTGCCTAAAATGGAATTGTTATTTACTGTTCCTGCGTTTTTAATAGTAGCAAGTTATATTTACATTCCATTTATGATTTTACCTATTTTCAATAGTATGAAGGATATTCCTAATAATATTTTGCAAGCTTCAAGTGATTTAGGTGCGAGCAGGCTAACAACATTTAGAAAAATTATTATACCACTCACGAAGCAAGGCGTATTGACAGGAATTCAAGTCACATTTATACCAGCATTATCGCTTTTTATGATTACAAGACTAATTGCAGGAAATAAAGTGATTAATATTGGGACGGCGATAGAAGAACAATTTCTAGTGATACAAAACTATGGAATGGGTTCTACGATTGCGTTGTTTTTAATTGTATTTATGGCGCTAGTCTTAATTATTACAAATACTAAACCTACGAATGGGAAAAGGTGA